The genomic interval CACTTGCACTATATACCATTACGATGCCTAGCCCCAATAAAGCTAAGACTGAATAAAAAATGATATAATCGGGCGAATTAGGTCTAGCAACCAAGCGAACTCCCCCCTATTTTAATTTATAAACAAGTTCTTTAAACGCTCTCCCCCGTTCTTCAAAACCATCAAACATATCATAGCTGGCACAAGCTGGTGATAATAATACGACTTGTGGGTGATTTGCTAATTGATTTGCTAATTTAACAGCTTCTTCCATAGAATACCCAGTTTCATAAATGTTATGAAACTCATTTGCAATCGCTGCTTCTTTAAATCGCGCTGCAGCATTTCCTATCAAAATGAGTGCATCTACTTTCTTTTTCACAAGTTGCATAAATTCTGTTAAATCTGTATTCTTGTCATGACCTCCGGCAATTAAAATAATATGCCCATCAAACGCTTCTAATGCCTTAATTGATGATTCAGGGTTTGTTGCTTTCGAATCATTAAAATACGGAACTCCATGAATCGTTGTTACAGGTTCTATTCGATGTTCTACCCCAGAAAATTCTTTTAAAACTTCAGCCATTGATTGAACATCAACACCAGCTAAAAAAGCAACGCCAGCTGCAGCTAATGCGTTTTCAATATTATGTCCGCCTTTTATTTTCACATCATCTACTGAACAAATTTTATAGGACTTCCCTTGCCAAACAATCATCAACTCATTATTTTTAACAAAAGCGCCCTCATTCAATTCCCTTAAGCGGCTAAAAAACATTACCGTACTTTTTGCCCGCTTCGCCATATCTCGTACTTTGTCATCATCATAATTCAGTACTAAATAATCGTCCTTTGTATGATGAGAGAAAATCTTTTCTTTCATCTTTTGATAATTCTCTAAAGAACCATGCCGTGCAATATGATCTGGAGTAACATTTAAAATACTTACTATATGCGGATTGAAATCGATGGAGGCTTCTAATTGATAACTCGATATTTCTGCAACTATGCAGCCTTCTGCTCCAACTCTATGTACCTCACTCGATAACGCTACGCCAATATTTCCACCAACACCTACTTTCTTACCTGTCTTTTTCATAAATTCACCAAGTAATGTTGTTGTTGTTGTTTTTCCATTTGTTCCGGTAATCGCATACATTGGCACTTTACATAAACGATAAGCGACTTCAATTTCACTGATTACCTCGACACCTTTTTCTATTGCTCTTTGTACCAATGGAACTGAAATCGGTACACCCGGTGACAAGATTAAATAGTCAATATTCGTTACTAAAGCTTCATCTTGAGCTCCTAATTCGACTTGTATTCCACACTTTTTTAACGTGTCTAAATCATATTTTTGTGCAATTTGTTCATTTGCATCACTTAAAATTACAGTGGCGCCTAATTCTTTTGCAACTCGTGCAACCGCATTACCGCTGATTCCAACGCCTAAGACAACAACTTTTTTATTTGCAAAATTCATTATTTATTCCTCCTGCTTAACTCACAATTAATATCGTTAAAGCAACTACACTAAAAAATACTCCAGTTAACCAAAATACAGTGACAACCTTGGTTTCTGTCCAACCAGATAATTCAAAATGGTGATGAATTGGACTCATCAAAAAAACACGTTTTCCTGTAGTTTTAAAAGAAATTACCTGAATAATAACGGATAACGCTTCAACTACGAAAATTCCGCCGACAATAATAAGCAAGGCTTCTGTTTTTGTCATCACTGCAACTGCAGCTAACGCACCACCTAAAGCCAAAGAACCTGTATCTCCCATGAACACTTTTGCCGGATGTACATTAAATCG from Massilibacillus massiliensis carries:
- the murD gene encoding UDP-N-acetylmuramoyl-L-alanine--D-glutamate ligase gives rise to the protein MNFANKKVVVLGVGISGNAVARVAKELGATVILSDANEQIAQKYDLDTLKKCGIQVELGAQDEALVTNIDYLILSPGVPISVPLVQRAIEKGVEVISEIEVAYRLCKVPMYAITGTNGKTTTTTLLGEFMKKTGKKVGVGGNIGVALSSEVHRVGAEGCIVAEISSYQLEASIDFNPHIVSILNVTPDHIARHGSLENYQKMKEKIFSHHTKDDYLVLNYDDDKVRDMAKRAKSTVMFFSRLRELNEGAFVKNNELMIVWQGKSYKICSVDDVKIKGGHNIENALAAAGVAFLAGVDVQSMAEVLKEFSGVEHRIEPVTTIHGVPYFNDSKATNPESSIKALEAFDGHIILIAGGHDKNTDLTEFMQLVKKKVDALILIGNAAARFKEAAIANEFHNIYETGYSMEEAVKLANQLANHPQVVLLSPACASYDMFDGFEERGRAFKELVYKLK